The following coding sequences lie in one Methylotenera versatilis 301 genomic window:
- a CDS encoding HPr family phosphocarrier protein, with protein MISTEVEIINKLGLHARASTKLTQTASKFSSEIWITRNGRRVNAKSIMGVMMLAAAKGSFVTLEANGADEKDAINGLTALIADYFGEGE; from the coding sequence ATGATTAGCACTGAAGTAGAGATTATCAATAAATTAGGGCTGCACGCACGTGCTTCAACCAAACTGACGCAAACCGCGAGTAAATTTTCCTCCGAAATCTGGATAACGCGCAATGGTCGCCGTGTGAATGCAAAAAGTATTATGGGCGTAATGATGTTAGCCGCTGCAAAAGGTTCTTTTGTCACATTAGAAGCCAATGGTGCCGATGAAAAAGACGCAATTAACGGCCTTACAGCCCTGATTGCAGACTATTTTGGTGAAGGCGAGTAA
- a CDS encoding HAD family hydrolase — protein sequence MKKSVNTAGFKAAIFDMDGLLIDSERIIMQACIRAAQQVGITYTHAEYVELIGRAGPDSTRIMIEQLNGVSNFNQVMQGLDALLAERNNTFPLKQGASELLKHYQASNIICSVASSSATQHIRHRLSQVGVLDYFSHITSGQEVTHGKPSPDIYLLAVKKLGLKVEECIAFEDSENGARAAIAAGLRVVVVPDLKQPSEFVVQNSHLTIESLNDWLDFSLRNNNALEANVLDN from the coding sequence GTGAAAAAAAGCGTAAATACAGCTGGTTTCAAAGCCGCCATATTTGATATGGATGGCCTGCTGATTGATTCTGAACGCATCATCATGCAAGCCTGTATAAGGGCAGCCCAGCAAGTAGGTATCACTTATACGCATGCCGAATATGTTGAATTAATTGGTCGTGCAGGGCCTGATTCAACGCGCATCATGATTGAACAGTTGAATGGTGTGAGTAACTTCAACCAAGTCATGCAAGGCCTAGATGCGCTATTGGCCGAGCGCAACAACACATTTCCGCTCAAGCAAGGCGCTAGTGAGTTGCTCAAACACTATCAAGCCAGCAATATAATATGTAGCGTGGCCTCATCATCGGCCACGCAACACATTCGTCATCGTTTAAGTCAAGTGGGCGTGCTTGATTATTTTAGCCACATTACCAGTGGGCAAGAAGTCACACACGGCAAGCCCAGCCCAGATATTTACCTGCTAGCTGTTAAAAAATTAGGCTTAAAAGTAGAAGAATGTATCGCCTTTGAAGACAGTGAGAACGGAGCCCGTGCCGCCATTGCTGCCGGCTTAAGAGTAGTGGTTGTGCCAGATTTAAAACAACCAAGTGAATTTGTGGTGCAAAATAGTCACCTTACAATTGAAAGCCTAAATGATTGGTTAGATTTTAGTTTAAGGAATAATAATGCGTTGGAAGCTAATGTGCTGGACAACTAG
- a CDS encoding PTS sugar transporter subunit IIA, whose protein sequence is MIGILIIAHGSLGESLKECAKHVIGNEPRQLAFLAVNNSDDPIALLPKAQALVAELNHGDGVLVLSDMYGATPCNIVSKLLVPGEVEGVAGVNMPMIVRTMTYRHESLMALVEKAVSGGREGVVHFDRERCDRFVT, encoded by the coding sequence ATGATTGGAATTTTAATTATCGCGCATGGAAGTTTAGGTGAAAGCCTTAAGGAATGCGCAAAACACGTGATTGGTAATGAGCCTAGGCAACTAGCTTTTTTAGCCGTCAATAACTCGGATGACCCAATTGCGTTGCTGCCAAAAGCGCAGGCTTTGGTCGCAGAACTGAATCATGGTGACGGCGTTTTAGTGCTGTCAGACATGTATGGCGCAACACCTTGCAACATTGTGAGTAAACTACTCGTTCCAGGTGAGGTTGAAGGCGTAGCCGGCGTCAATATGCCGATGATAGTACGCACCATGACTTACCGACATGAGTCACTGATGGCATTAGTAGAAAAAGCCGTCAGTGGTGGGCGCGAAGGCGTTGTGCATTTTGATAGAGAGCGTTGTGACAGGTTTGTAACGTAA
- the xth gene encoding exodeoxyribonuclease III has translation MESGTFKLATWNVNSLNVRLQHVLDWLRDNPIDVLCLQETKQEDSKFPYTELKEAGYNAIHSGQKTYNGVAILSTHDMTEVEHGIADFEDGQKRVISATINGVRVVCVYIVNGQAVDSEKYEYKMRWLTALNTWLAGELKKYPKLVVLGDYNIAPEDRDCHDPAAWLGQILVSPQEREHFQKLLQLGLHDSFRLFEQAEKSFSWWDYRMMGFRRNFGMRIDHILVSDALKSACIAATIDKAPRKLERPSDHTPVILELGL, from the coding sequence GTGGAATCAGGCACATTTAAATTAGCAACATGGAACGTCAACTCTTTAAATGTTCGTCTTCAACATGTATTGGATTGGTTGCGCGATAACCCGATTGACGTGCTTTGCTTGCAAGAAACCAAGCAAGAAGATAGCAAGTTTCCTTATACTGAGTTAAAAGAAGCGGGTTATAACGCCATTCACAGTGGGCAAAAAACATACAATGGCGTGGCTATTTTAAGCACGCATGACATGACAGAAGTCGAACATGGTATTGCCGATTTTGAAGATGGGCAGAAGCGCGTGATTTCAGCCACTATTAACGGTGTACGCGTAGTGTGTGTTTACATTGTGAATGGCCAAGCGGTTGATTCTGAAAAGTATGAATACAAGATGCGCTGGTTAACTGCGCTCAATACTTGGCTGGCTGGTGAGCTTAAGAAGTACCCAAAACTGGTTGTATTAGGCGATTACAATATTGCGCCTGAAGACCGCGATTGCCACGACCCAGCTGCTTGGCTAGGGCAAATATTAGTCAGTCCGCAAGAGCGCGAGCACTTTCAAAAACTGCTACAACTGGGCTTACATGATAGCTTCCGCTTGTTTGAACAGGCAGAGAAGAGTTTTAGCTGGTGGGATTACCGCATGATGGGCTTTAGACGTAACTTTGGCATGCGCATTGACCATATTTTAGTCAGCGATGCGCTTAAATCTGCTTGTATCGCCGCGACTATCGACAAAGCTCCACGCAAACTGGAAAGACCTTCTGACCATACGCCAGTGATTTTGGAGTTAGGTCTTTAA
- the tmpT gene encoding thiopurine S-methyltransferase: MKHEFWHQKWEKNEIGFHLADANPLLVKHFSTLNLKPESSPKISPRVFLPLCGKTLDIAWLLAQGYRIAGAELSSIAIEDLFKSLNLTPTIKTLGEVTHYSAPNIDIFVGDIFKVSSTILGAVDAVYDRAALVALPVDIRKLYTAHLITLTHHAPQLLICFEYDQSLHAGPPFSISADEVKQHYQANYDLTLLGSTAVAGGLKGLCPATEHVWWLKPLK, translated from the coding sequence ATGAAACACGAGTTTTGGCATCAGAAATGGGAGAAGAACGAGATTGGCTTTCACTTGGCTGATGCCAATCCTTTGTTGGTTAAACACTTCTCTACACTCAATTTAAAACCAGAATCTAGCCCAAAGATAAGTCCTCGTGTATTTTTACCATTGTGTGGTAAAACTTTGGATATTGCATGGTTGCTAGCGCAGGGCTATCGCATTGCGGGAGCTGAGTTAAGCAGTATTGCAATTGAAGATTTATTTAAAAGCCTGAACTTAACGCCCACTATCAAAACACTTGGTGAAGTAACGCATTACAGCGCACCTAATATTGATATATTTGTAGGGGATATTTTCAAAGTATCATCCACCATATTGGGCGCAGTGGATGCTGTTTACGACAGAGCGGCTTTGGTGGCTTTACCAGTAGATATTCGCAAGCTTTATACCGCACACTTAATCACGCTCACTCATCACGCACCACAACTGCTGATTTGCTTTGAATACGACCAAAGCTTGCATGCTGGCCCGCCTTTTTCTATTAGCGCTGATGAAGTTAAACAGCACTATCAAGCGAACTATGATTTAACTTTGCTGGGCAGTACTGCCGTTGCTGGAGGTTTAAAGGGTCTATGCCCTGCTACTGAGCATGTATGGTGGTTAAAGCCGCTGAAATAG
- the ptsP gene encoding phosphoenolpyruvate--protein phosphotransferase — MTSFSIHGVGVSSGIAIGQAHLISNALLEVVHYQLPKHLIGEEVKRFTDAIDTVKADLEAINGSLRKNAPAELSAFIGTHLMMLADKSLSEAPIKIIENERCNAEWAIKLQMDDIVEQFEQIEDEYLRERKQDVIQVVERVIKVLLGHPSQLSTEQKITAASQEHRLILVAHDISPADAIQFKQHEFAAFITDVGGVTSHTAILARSLNIPSIVALQRAHDLIRDGELIIVDGKQGVVIVNPDASILTEYKLRQEQWELEQQKLQRIKSTKAVTLDGMNIDLFANIEVPEDVVAVAASGATGIGLYRTEFLFMNRREMPDEEEQFNAYKTVAEAMKGATVIIRTLDLGADKQMNPDTIVTCANPALGLRAIRYCLSEPQIFHTQLRALLRASHFGNIKILVPMLCTLSELRQTKLLLERAKISLLKQNIPFNENIELGGMIEIPAAAINAEAFANELDFLSIGTNDLIQYTLAIDRTDDAVAHLYNPLHPSVLKLISMTIKAGEKLGKSVSVCGEMAGDAKLTKLLIGMGLRQLSMHPSHILSVKQQILHSQLTTLKVNARKVLNLTDLEKVEPLVAKLNRNSDLSTNLSS; from the coding sequence TTGACTAGCTTTAGCATTCATGGCGTAGGCGTATCTAGCGGCATTGCGATTGGGCAAGCACACCTGATCTCTAACGCACTGTTAGAGGTGGTACATTATCAGCTGCCTAAACACCTAATTGGCGAAGAAGTTAAGCGCTTTACCGACGCGATAGACACAGTTAAAGCTGATTTAGAAGCCATTAACGGAAGTTTGCGTAAAAATGCACCTGCTGAGTTAAGCGCTTTCATCGGCACGCATTTAATGATGTTGGCAGATAAATCTTTATCTGAAGCACCAATAAAAATTATCGAGAACGAACGTTGCAACGCCGAATGGGCAATCAAGCTGCAAATGGACGATATTGTTGAGCAGTTTGAGCAAATCGAAGATGAGTATTTGCGCGAACGTAAGCAAGATGTTATTCAAGTGGTAGAACGTGTGATTAAAGTGCTGCTTGGCCATCCCAGCCAATTAAGTACAGAGCAGAAAATCACGGCAGCTAGTCAGGAGCATAGACTCATTTTAGTTGCGCACGATATTTCACCCGCTGATGCTATTCAATTCAAGCAACACGAGTTTGCAGCTTTTATTACCGACGTGGGCGGTGTGACCTCGCACACGGCAATTTTAGCGCGCAGCCTGAACATACCTTCTATTGTCGCATTACAAAGAGCACACGATCTAATTCGCGATGGCGAGTTGATTATTGTAGATGGCAAACAAGGCGTGGTGATTGTTAATCCCGATGCCAGCATCTTAACTGAATACAAGCTACGCCAAGAACAGTGGGAGCTTGAGCAACAAAAACTACAACGCATTAAATCAACCAAGGCCGTGACCTTAGACGGCATGAATATTGATTTATTTGCCAATATTGAAGTACCTGAAGACGTGGTTGCAGTCGCTGCATCTGGCGCTACAGGCATAGGCTTATACCGTACTGAATTCTTATTTATGAATCGGCGCGAAATGCCAGATGAAGAAGAACAATTCAACGCGTATAAAACTGTTGCTGAGGCCATGAAAGGTGCAACTGTCATCATTCGCACCTTGGATTTAGGTGCAGATAAACAAATGAACCCTGATACGATAGTCACCTGCGCTAACCCAGCATTGGGTTTACGTGCCATTCGCTATTGCTTATCTGAACCGCAGATTTTTCATACGCAATTGCGCGCTTTATTGCGTGCCTCGCATTTTGGCAATATCAAAATATTAGTACCTATGCTGTGCACATTGTCAGAGCTGCGCCAAACCAAGCTATTATTAGAGCGCGCTAAAATCAGCTTGCTGAAACAAAACATTCCGTTCAATGAAAATATTGAATTAGGCGGCATGATAGAAATCCCTGCAGCTGCGATTAATGCTGAAGCTTTTGCCAACGAGTTAGATTTCTTGTCTATCGGCACTAATGATTTGATTCAATATACGTTAGCTATCGACCGTACTGATGACGCCGTTGCACATCTCTACAACCCACTACATCCGTCGGTATTAAAATTAATCTCGATGACCATTAAAGCTGGTGAAAAATTAGGCAAATCGGTTTCAGTATGCGGCGAAATGGCTGGTGATGCAAAACTAACCAAACTATTGATTGGCATGGGTTTACGCCAACTTTCCATGCACCCATCGCACATACTTAGCGTTAAACAACAAATACTACACAGCCAGCTCACCACGCTTAAAGTAAATGCACGCAAAGTGCTGAACCTAACAGACCTAGAAAAGGTTGAACCACTCGTAGCTAAACTGAATCGAAATTCAGATTTAAGTACTAATCTCAGTTCATAA
- a CDS encoding M3 family metallopeptidase, translating into MSNPLLYLAGLPKFNEVKPEHVSPAIDSLLTEGRALVESLATATEAPTWENFALKLEDHSDKISRAWSQVGHMNAVVNSPELREAYNDNLAKLTDYGSDMSQDERLYAKYKAIQASAAFTSLTATQQKIINNEVRDFKLGGAELPEAQKARFKAVSEELSKLGSKFEENILDNTNDFAHYVADVADLAGIPADAIEAAAEAAKEAGKTGYKFSLQFPSYMPVLQYGENRALRETLYRAYATRASEFSRPDENGNIKWDNTNLISDILKLKKEEAQTLGFKNYAELSLATKMADTPAQVTEFLDTLAKRAKPYAERDMQELTAYAKKLGIEDMQSWDVGYVSEKLREDKYAFSDQEVKQYFPESKVLEGLFKVTETIFGVQVKKAEAPLWHADAAFYQINDAAGKAIAYFYLDLYARNNKRGGAWMDEAITRRKKANGIELPVAFLTCNFSAPVGGKPALFTHDEVITMFHEFGHGLHHMLTQVDEYGVSGIKGVEWDAVELPSQFMENFCWEWDVLRHMTSHVDTGAQLPRELFDKMVAAKNFQAGMQTMRQIEFSLFDMRLHGEFDPNGKQTALDLIEQIRDEVAVVRPPKWNRFPNSFSHIFAGGYAAGYYSYKWAEVLSADAYSLFEELGVLSAQAGSRFKDEVLAKGGSRPAMESFVAFRGREPSMDALLRHNGMAS; encoded by the coding sequence GTGTCAAATCCATTGTTATACTTGGCTGGCTTACCTAAATTTAATGAAGTCAAACCTGAACATGTCAGCCCTGCCATTGACAGCCTGCTCACAGAAGGCCGTGCACTGGTCGAAAGTTTAGCTACTGCAACAGAGGCGCCAACATGGGAAAACTTTGCACTTAAATTAGAAGACCATAGCGATAAAATCAGCCGCGCCTGGAGCCAAGTTGGCCACATGAATGCCGTAGTGAATAGCCCAGAATTGCGCGAAGCCTATAACGATAACTTAGCCAAACTGACTGATTACGGCAGTGACATGTCACAAGATGAGCGCCTGTACGCCAAGTATAAAGCCATTCAAGCCAGCGCCGCATTTACCAGCCTGACAGCTACCCAGCAAAAAATTATCAACAACGAAGTACGCGATTTCAAACTAGGTGGTGCCGAATTGCCAGAAGCGCAAAAAGCGCGCTTTAAAGCGGTGAGCGAAGAGCTATCCAAATTGGGTTCTAAGTTTGAAGAAAACATTCTAGATAATACCAATGACTTTGCACATTACGTTGCAGATGTCGCCGATTTAGCTGGCATACCTGCCGATGCTATTGAGGCCGCCGCTGAAGCTGCAAAAGAAGCTGGTAAAACAGGTTACAAATTCAGTCTGCAATTCCCCTCTTACATGCCAGTTTTGCAATACGGCGAAAACCGCGCTCTACGTGAAACGCTTTACCGCGCTTACGCAACTCGGGCTTCTGAATTTAGTAGGCCCGATGAAAATGGAAATATAAAGTGGGATAACACAAACTTAATCAGCGACATTCTTAAATTGAAAAAAGAAGAAGCGCAAACCTTAGGTTTTAAAAACTACGCAGAACTCTCGCTCGCCACCAAAATGGCAGACACACCCGCACAAGTCACCGAGTTTTTAGATACATTAGCCAAGCGCGCTAAACCTTATGCAGAGCGGGATATGCAAGAACTCACCGCTTATGCTAAGAAGCTTGGTATTGAAGATATGCAATCATGGGATGTTGGCTATGTCAGCGAAAAGCTACGTGAAGACAAATACGCATTCTCAGACCAAGAAGTGAAACAATACTTCCCTGAAAGCAAAGTGCTGGAAGGTTTATTCAAAGTCACCGAAACCATATTCGGCGTACAAGTAAAAAAAGCTGAAGCTCCGCTTTGGCATGCCGATGCCGCGTTTTACCAAATTAACGATGCTGCAGGCAAAGCAATCGCCTACTTCTATTTAGATCTCTACGCCCGCAACAACAAGCGTGGCGGCGCATGGATGGATGAAGCGATTACGCGCCGTAAAAAAGCAAATGGCATTGAACTACCCGTTGCATTTTTAACTTGCAACTTCTCAGCCCCAGTCGGTGGTAAACCTGCATTATTTACGCATGATGAAGTCATCACCATGTTCCACGAATTTGGTCACGGCCTGCACCACATGCTTACCCAAGTGGATGAATACGGCGTTTCAGGCATCAAAGGCGTGGAGTGGGATGCGGTTGAACTCCCAAGCCAATTTATGGAAAACTTCTGTTGGGAATGGGACGTGCTACGTCACATGACCTCCCACGTCGACACAGGCGCGCAACTACCACGTGAACTGTTCGACAAAATGGTCGCCGCTAAAAACTTCCAAGCTGGCATGCAAACCATGCGCCAAATTGAATTTTCACTCTTCGATATGCGCCTACACGGTGAATTTGACCCAAATGGTAAACAAACCGCATTAGATTTAATCGAACAAATTCGTGACGAAGTCGCCGTAGTACGCCCACCAAAATGGAACCGCTTCCCTAACAGTTTCAGCCACATATTCGCAGGCGGTTACGCAGCAGGTTATTACAGCTACAAATGGGCAGAAGTTCTGTCTGCCGATGCCTATAGCTTGTTTGAAGAGCTAGGCGTGCTTTCAGCGCAAGCAGGTAGCCGCTTTAAAGATGAAGTGTTGGCTAAAGGTGGTTCACGCCCAGCGATGGAATCATTTGTTGCGTTTAGGGGTAGAGAACCAAGTATGGATGCGTTGTTGAGACATAATGGAATGGCGAGTTGA
- the hpf gene encoding ribosome hibernation-promoting factor, HPF/YfiA family encodes MNLQLTGHHLEVTPALRDYVTSKLGRISNHFDHVIDVKVTMSVEKLIQKVEATLHVPGNDLHAACTDDNMYSAIDMLTDKLDRQVVKHKEKHADHHKTNGAVKHQSIE; translated from the coding sequence ATGAATTTACAATTAACTGGTCATCATTTAGAAGTAACTCCTGCATTACGCGATTATGTCACAAGCAAACTAGGACGAATTAGCAACCACTTTGATCATGTTATTGATGTCAAGGTGACCATGAGTGTAGAAAAACTTATCCAAAAGGTAGAGGCTACGCTGCATGTTCCTGGTAACGATTTACATGCTGCCTGTACAGACGACAATATGTACAGCGCAATTGATATGCTGACCGATAAACTCGATCGTCAAGTCGTAAAACATAAAGAAAAACATGCCGATCATCACAAAACGAATGGCGCAGTTAAACACCAAAGTATTGAATAA
- the hprK gene encoding HPr(Ser) kinase/phosphatase has translation MAQINVAELFKQTRLKLKLNWIAGLNGGSNSLTSETVSKPSLALIGHINFVHPNRVQVLGCAEMDYLRSLKTADADGAIANLYSTNLAAVIVANGEKVPESLIEEANSRNTPLFTSTLRSPELMDILNHFLAQAVAESVSAHGVFMEVQGFGALIKGEAAIGKSELALELISRGHRLIADDIVDFYRISPERIEGRCPALLQDFLEVRGLGILNIRALFGDNSVKPTKPLDLIIQLVMADKQSPEQLNRLSIKKLHEEVLGVKIAKVQIPIAAGRNIAVLVEVAIRNHMLLLRGINATKQFTQRQQREMKKQQLIK, from the coding sequence ATGGCTCAAATAAACGTAGCTGAGCTATTCAAACAAACCCGCCTTAAGCTCAAACTTAATTGGATTGCTGGACTTAACGGCGGGTCTAACTCCCTCACTAGCGAAACAGTTTCAAAACCCTCTTTGGCACTTATCGGCCATATCAACTTTGTGCATCCTAATCGGGTACAAGTATTAGGTTGTGCGGAAATGGATTATTTGCGCAGCTTAAAAACGGCAGACGCAGATGGTGCAATTGCAAATTTATATTCAACCAACCTAGCAGCTGTGATTGTAGCCAACGGTGAAAAAGTACCAGAGTCGCTGATAGAAGAAGCGAATAGTCGCAATACACCCCTCTTCACTTCAACCTTACGCAGTCCAGAATTGATGGATATTCTGAACCATTTCCTAGCACAAGCAGTTGCAGAATCAGTCAGTGCGCACGGTGTGTTTATGGAGGTGCAAGGCTTCGGCGCACTCATTAAAGGTGAAGCTGCCATTGGTAAAAGCGAACTCGCTTTAGAGCTGATTTCACGTGGTCATCGCCTGATTGCTGATGACATTGTTGATTTCTACCGCATCTCGCCAGAACGCATTGAAGGCCGCTGTCCGGCTTTATTACAAGACTTTTTAGAAGTGCGCGGCTTGGGTATTTTAAATATTCGCGCACTATTTGGTGATAACTCAGTCAAACCAACGAAGCCGCTAGATTTGATTATTCAGTTGGTGATGGCAGATAAGCAATCGCCTGAACAACTCAACCGACTAAGCATTAAAAAACTGCATGAAGAAGTACTAGGCGTGAAGATTGCTAAAGTGCAGATTCCCATTGCAGCAGGTCGCAATATCGCGGTGTTAGTTGAGGTCGCAATACGCAACCACATGCTATTATTGAGAGGCATTAATGCGACTAAACAATTCACCCAACGCCAGCAGCGTGAAATGAAAAAACAGCAATTAATTAAATAA
- the rapZ gene encoding RNase adapter RapZ: MKQLIIVTGLSGSGKSIALHALEDSGYYCVDNLPATMLPQIAEHLQSENNRQDDSNTTNYDRVAISIDSRSVAIETLPAHIEQLKSQGITTQVLFLESNVETLVKRFSETRRKHPLSKDTTTLAESIAVERELLGDLGKLGHVIDTSYISANKLRAWIKDAVAHESSGLTLLFTSFGFKHGIPLDADFVFDIRCLPNPHYDLKLRDLTGLDAEVQTFLEGQANAQDMLNDIKNYIEKWLPSFISDNRSYLTVAIGCTGGQHRSVYFVEQLTKYFAPNQKVLTRHRELK, encoded by the coding sequence ATGAAACAACTCATCATCGTCACTGGGCTTTCAGGTTCGGGCAAAAGTATTGCGCTACATGCGCTTGAAGACAGCGGTTACTATTGTGTCGACAACTTACCAGCTACGATGCTGCCCCAGATTGCAGAGCATTTGCAGTCTGAAAACAATCGTCAAGATGATTCAAATACGACCAACTATGACCGCGTAGCTATCAGTATTGATAGCCGCAGTGTGGCGATTGAAACGCTACCTGCGCATATTGAGCAATTAAAATCTCAAGGTATTACTACTCAAGTTTTATTTTTAGAGTCTAATGTCGAGACACTGGTTAAACGATTTAGCGAAACGCGACGCAAACACCCACTGAGCAAAGACACCACCACCCTTGCCGAAAGCATTGCTGTGGAACGCGAACTGTTGGGTGATTTAGGCAAGCTAGGCCATGTCATTGATACGAGCTACATTAGTGCCAATAAACTAAGAGCGTGGATAAAGGATGCAGTAGCCCATGAGAGTTCTGGCTTAACGCTACTTTTTACCTCATTCGGTTTTAAACATGGTATTCCATTAGATGCCGATTTTGTATTTGATATCCGCTGCCTGCCTAACCCGCATTACGATCTAAAATTACGTGATTTAACAGGCTTAGATGCTGAAGTGCAAACGTTTTTAGAAGGTCAGGCAAACGCGCAAGACATGTTGAATGACATCAAAAATTATATAGAAAAATGGCTGCCAAGTTTTATATCAGACAACCGCAGCTACTTAACCGTGGCGATAGGCTGTACTGGCGGGCAACACCGCTCCGTTTACTTTGTAGAGCAACTGACTAAATATTTTGCGCCAAACCAGAAAGTCTTAACGCGACACCGCGAATTAAAATAA
- a CDS encoding HPP family protein, which yields MDWKTRLFQYLQRFWPQAMTGGWAEKYRAAVGALCGILFTGLIAQYAVNHDPVATFFLIAPMGASSVLLFALPSSPLAQPWSIVGGNIIAALTGVSFALLFPHNVSLAAGLAAMFSIIFMFALRCVHPPSGAVALTAVLGGPAIHALGYHFVLWPVAVNSFLLLAIALIYNNLTGRTYPPAAASEKTASPTQMHYQFGFREEDLNAALQQFDQIIDINRDNLKQLLEQTELNAYKRKLGEIQCYKIMSPVTFALDYGHRLEDAWEKLRQCPYPAIPVVNKANRVIGLLSHDDFMRHAKPESFAHVESRFKQLIRRSHRTHSTQPEVVGQIMSTPAVTIQHDAHIVHIIPLITTHALHVIPVVDDEKRLVGILSQTDVINALYR from the coding sequence ATGGATTGGAAAACTAGGTTGTTTCAGTATTTGCAGCGTTTTTGGCCGCAAGCGATGACTGGTGGCTGGGCTGAAAAGTATCGCGCTGCTGTAGGCGCTTTGTGTGGTATTTTATTTACAGGTTTGATTGCACAATACGCAGTGAACCACGACCCTGTTGCCACCTTTTTCTTGATTGCACCGATGGGTGCTTCATCAGTTTTGTTATTTGCGCTGCCCAGCAGCCCGTTAGCGCAGCCATGGTCTATTGTAGGTGGCAATATCATCGCCGCATTGACGGGTGTGAGCTTCGCGCTACTTTTTCCGCATAACGTGTCGCTCGCCGCTGGTTTAGCTGCTATGTTTTCTATTATCTTCATGTTTGCATTGCGTTGTGTGCATCCCCCCAGTGGCGCTGTTGCGCTTACCGCAGTGTTGGGTGGACCAGCGATTCATGCACTTGGGTACCATTTTGTACTTTGGCCTGTTGCCGTCAATAGCTTTCTACTATTAGCGATCGCTTTAATTTACAACAATCTGACTGGACGCACGTATCCACCTGCTGCGGCTAGTGAAAAGACGGCTTCGCCCACGCAAATGCATTATCAATTCGGGTTTCGTGAAGAAGACCTCAATGCAGCGTTACAGCAGTTTGATCAAATTATTGATATTAACCGCGACAATCTTAAACAGTTGTTAGAGCAAACAGAGCTCAATGCCTATAAGCGTAAACTGGGTGAAATTCAATGCTACAAAATTATGAGTCCAGTGACTTTTGCCCTAGATTATGGACATAGACTGGAAGACGCTTGGGAAAAACTTCGTCAATGTCCTTATCCTGCAATTCCCGTAGTCAACAAAGCAAATCGCGTGATTGGTCTGTTAAGCCATGATGACTTTATGCGCCATGCAAAACCCGAATCATTTGCGCATGTGGAATCACGCTTTAAACAACTCATCCGTCGGTCGCATCGTACCCACAGCACTCAGCCTGAAGTGGTAGGGCAAATTATGAGTACCCCAGCAGTGACCATTCAGCATGACGCACATATTGTCCACATTATTCCGCTGATTACCACGCATGCGCTGCATGTCATCCCTGTGGTGGATGATGAAAAGCGTTTGGTGGGGATATTGTCACAAACCGATGTCATCAATGCCTTGTATCGATAG
- a CDS encoding DUF4870 domain-containing protein, which yields MSSETNNEVTTNQMDTSNMDKMPSNDDKNIATIMHIGGTVFSFVPALIVWILKKDENQYVEDQAKEALNFQITMVLAYMLAGVLSWILIGLIFFPIIWVLNIVFCIIAAISTSKGETYRYPFALRLIN from the coding sequence ATGTCTTCCGAAACCAATAATGAAGTGACTACAAACCAAATGGATACGAGCAACATGGATAAAATGCCAAGCAATGACGATAAAAACATCGCTACAATTATGCACATAGGCGGTACGGTGTTCTCATTCGTGCCTGCGCTAATTGTTTGGATTCTGAAAAAAGATGAGAACCAATATGTTGAAGACCAAGCAAAAGAAGCATTGAACTTTCAAATTACCATGGTGTTGGCTTATATGCTTGCTGGCGTGCTTTCATGGATACTTATCGGGCTGATATTTTTCCCTATTATTTGGGTGCTGAATATTGTTTTCTGCATTATTGCCGCCATCTCTACTAGTAAGGGCGAAACTTATCGCTACCCTTTTGCTTTACGCTTAATTAACTAA